The Thermus islandicus DSM 21543 genome window below encodes:
- the frr gene encoding ribosome recycling factor has protein sequence MTLKELYAETRSHMQKSLEVLEHNLSGLRTGRANPGLLLHLKVEYYGTQVPLSQIATVSAPDPRTLVVQSWDQNALKAIEKAIRDSDLGLNPANKGDALYIAIPPLTEERRKELVKAARHYAEEGRIAIRNLRREALEKLKKLSKELHLSEDDTKRAEAEIQKITDEFIAKVDELAGKKEQEILG, from the coding sequence ATGACCCTGAAGGAGCTGTATGCGGAAACCCGAAGCCACATGCAGAAGAGCCTCGAGGTGCTGGAGCATAACCTGTCGGGCCTGCGCACGGGGCGGGCCAACCCCGGGCTTCTCCTCCACCTCAAGGTGGAGTACTACGGCACCCAGGTTCCCCTCTCCCAGATCGCCACGGTAAGCGCTCCCGACCCCCGCACCCTGGTGGTGCAGTCCTGGGACCAGAACGCGCTCAAGGCCATTGAGAAGGCCATCCGCGATTCTGACCTGGGCCTGAACCCCGCCAACAAGGGGGACGCCCTCTACATCGCCATCCCGCCCCTCACGGAGGAAAGGCGCAAAGAGCTTGTGAAAGCGGCCCGTCACTACGCGGAGGAGGGCCGCATCGCCATTCGCAACCTCCGCCGGGAGGCCCTGGAGAAGCTGAAAAAGCTCTCCAAGGAGCTCCACCTCTCCGAGGACGACACCAAGCGGGCCGAGGCCGAGATCCAGAAGATCACCGACGAGTTCATCGCCAAGGTGGACGAGCTGGC